One genomic segment of uncultured Campylobacter sp. includes these proteins:
- a CDS encoding response regulator transcription factor, translating into MLNILLVEDDEALSSVIREKLLDEGFNVSCAFDGEQAAEALDKAHFDLIISDVMMPKMDGFELSRYVRRDGKSQPILIITAKSEIEDMQTGFKSGADDYMSKPINLKELVLRVHALLRRAKIANEKRLLIGGSELDYDTLSVRAAGERISLAPKEFRLLFLLLSYAGRIFTRFEIMSEIWGYETDSDERVVDTHVKKLRAKFENSKDFEIITVRGLGYKAVKKERA; encoded by the coding sequence ATGCTTAATATTTTACTGGTCGAAGACGATGAGGCTTTGAGCTCGGTGATAAGAGAAAAACTGCTTGACGAGGGCTTTAACGTGAGCTGCGCTTTCGACGGCGAGCAAGCGGCAGAGGCGCTGGATAAGGCGCACTTCGATCTGATCATCTCGGACGTGATGATGCCTAAGATGGACGGCTTTGAGCTTAGCAGATACGTTAGGCGCGACGGCAAGAGCCAGCCGATACTGATTATAACGGCAAAAAGTGAGATCGAGGATATGCAGACGGGCTTTAAAAGCGGCGCGGACGATTATATGAGCAAGCCGATAAATTTAAAAGAGCTCGTGCTGCGCGTGCATGCGCTGCTAAGACGCGCAAAGATCGCGAACGAAAAGCGACTTCTCATCGGCGGAAGCGAGCTTGACTACGATACGCTAAGCGTCCGTGCGGCGGGCGAGCGGATAAGCCTGGCGCCGAAGGAATTTCGTCTTTTGTTTCTGCTGCTAAGCTATGCGGGCAGAATTTTTACGAGGTTTGAAATAATGAGCGAAATTTGGGGCTACGAAACGGACAGCGACGAGCGCGTCGTCGATACGCACGTCAAAAAGCTGCGGGCGAAATTTGAAAACTCCAAAGATTTTGAGATAATCACCGTGCGCGGGCTCGGCTACAAAGCCGTAAAAAAGGAGCGAGCGTGA
- a CDS encoding CsgG/HfaB family protein: MNFKKTISAAVIAASVLALFSGCAKESSRVVQTPTVASLNTNYSGERIAVSVGRFNNQSSYNNGVFSDGEDRLGNQAQTILISNLQQTGRFSVLDRTNMRAIKEESAISKSAQNLKGARYVITGDVTEFGRKTTGDHQLFGILGKGKTQTAYSKVNLNIVDVRTSEVVFSTQGAGEYELSNREVLGFGGTAGYDSTLNGKVLSLAIIEAVNNLVNGLENGAFKVR; the protein is encoded by the coding sequence ATGAATTTCAAAAAAACCATATCGGCTGCCGTTATTGCAGCTTCGGTGCTGGCGCTATTTAGCGGATGCGCGAAAGAGAGCTCTCGCGTAGTGCAAACCCCTACGGTAGCGAGTCTAAACACCAACTACTCGGGCGAGCGGATCGCCGTGTCGGTAGGACGCTTTAACAACCAATCCTCTTACAACAACGGCGTGTTCTCCGACGGTGAGGACAGACTGGGCAACCAAGCGCAGACGATTTTAATCTCAAATTTACAGCAAACGGGACGCTTCTCGGTGCTTGATCGTACAAATATGCGCGCCATCAAAGAGGAAAGCGCAATCTCCAAAAGCGCGCAAAACTTAAAGGGCGCCAGATACGTTATCACCGGCGATGTGACTGAGTTTGGACGCAAGACGACCGGAGATCATCAGCTGTTTGGAATTTTAGGCAAGGGAAAGACCCAAACCGCGTATTCTAAAGTAAATTTAAACATCGTTGACGTCAGAACGTCCGAGGTGGTCTTTTCGACTCAGGGCGCGGGCGAGTATGAGCTATCAAACCGCGAAGTGCTAGGTTTCGGCGGCACTGCGGGCTATGATTCGACGCTAAACGGCAAGGTGTTAAGCCTGGCGATCATCGAAGCGGTCAATAATCTTGTAAACGGCCTTGAAAACGGCGCGTTTAAAGTGAGATAA
- a CDS encoding DUF4810 domain-containing protein: MKASSALVLAAAAVIFCGCGGGTRNQIYYWDGSYTDSTYRYLKQEGDVGEQIEALEKSIQKAYEKGLKVPPGLYSHLGLLYLNAGNGVRARENFEKEAQAFPESKPFLTFVTNPAALKKAEAKSDETKATSGREVAKAASAKQGKVAAKQGGKTNKKAKK; the protein is encoded by the coding sequence TTGAAAGCGAGCAGCGCTCTTGTTCTTGCTGCTGCGGCCGTGATCTTTTGCGGCTGCGGCGGCGGGACGCGGAATCAAATTTATTACTGGGACGGCAGCTACACGGACTCAACCTATCGGTATCTAAAGCAGGAAGGCGACGTAGGCGAGCAGATCGAAGCGCTTGAAAAATCCATCCAAAAGGCATACGAAAAGGGGCTCAAAGTCCCGCCGGGGCTTTATTCACATCTGGGGCTTTTGTATCTAAACGCGGGCAACGGCGTGAGGGCGAGGGAAAACTTTGAAAAAGAAGCTCAGGCCTTCCCTGAATCAAAGCCGTTTTTGACCTTCGTTACAAACCCCGCCGCGCTTAAAAAAGCTGAGGCTAAGTCTGATGAAACGAAAGCTACAAGCGGGCGCGAAGTCGCCAAAGCAGCCTCTGCAAAGCAAGGCAAAGTTGCCGCAAAGCAGGGCGGCAAAACGAATAAAAAGGCTAAAAAATGA
- a CDS encoding DUF799 domain-containing protein yields the protein MKNKAQIAIFSVFVALFFNACALSEPEIYDYSALQQAKPRSILVLMPSNETTEVDAGAAVLANAIYPLSEAGYYVFSPALVHETFKNNGIYEASEIQNISTHKLRQIFGADAVLYMDVVKYGTSYMLLNSATVVAVNAKLVDLRSGATLWEGSAQVSDDSSRGSSDLVGMLISAVIKQIGDTVSDAGYKLSASADAMLLAQNCNKCLLYGPYSPHYGQDRQLGGGK from the coding sequence ATGAAAAATAAAGCTCAAATAGCGATTTTTAGCGTATTCGTGGCGCTGTTTTTTAACGCGTGCGCTCTAAGCGAGCCTGAAATTTACGATTACTCGGCGCTTCAACAGGCTAAGCCGCGATCGATTTTGGTGCTGATGCCGAGCAACGAAACTACCGAAGTGGATGCAGGCGCTGCCGTGCTTGCCAACGCGATCTATCCGCTAAGCGAGGCCGGGTATTATGTATTTTCGCCTGCGCTCGTGCATGAGACCTTCAAAAATAATGGAATTTACGAGGCAAGCGAGATCCAAAACATCTCTACGCACAAGCTAAGACAGATTTTCGGCGCAGACGCCGTGCTATACATGGATGTCGTCAAATACGGCACTTCGTATATGCTACTAAATAGTGCGACCGTCGTGGCGGTTAATGCCAAGCTCGTGGATCTGCGAAGCGGCGCGACGCTCTGGGAGGGCTCGGCGCAGGTAAGCGACGACTCGAGCAGAGGCAGTAGCGATCTTGTAGGCATGCTGATCTCCGCGGTTATCAAACAGATCGGCGATACCGTCTCCGATGCGGGATACAAGCTCTCTGCGAGCGCAGATGCGATGCTTCTAGCTCAGAACTGCAACAAATGCTTGCTCTACGGCCCGTATTCACCGCACTACGGACAAGATCGACAGCTTGGCGGCGGCAAATAA